Genomic window (Bosea vaviloviae):
GAAGCGGCCTCGACAACCGGCAAGCCGAATCCTTCGATGAACGAGGGCATGAGCAAAGCGTGGGCACCGCTGATCAATCGCTTCAGCGCTGGCGTCGAAAGGCCACTGACGATGTGAATATGCGCGCTGACCGCGCCGGAACGCTGCATTCCGTCGCGAATCTGCTGTCCCTGCCAGCCCGCTGCCCCTGCGACGACCAGATGAGGCGTCGCTTGTCCGAGCTTGCGGTGGAGACGCTTCCAGACCTCGAGCAGCAATGCGTGGTTCTTGCGCGGCTCGATGGCTCCGCACACCACAAAGTAAGCAATGCCGGCGAGTGCGGGCTCTGGATCGGGCGGCTCGCGAAACAGCGCCGGCACGGGCAATGGCAGTGCAAGCGTCGGCAGCGCATGCGCTCCCCGGCGGCCCAGCTCCGCTTGGACAGCGGCCTGCGCAGTGCGGGTCGTCACGATCACGCCCGCAGCGCGCCGCGCCGTTTGGTCGACCATGGCCGAGTGCCCCTTCGCCGCGGTCGCCGACACGTATTCGGGCGTTTCCAGGGGGATCACGTCATGCAGCATGAAGATCGGCCGTATGTCGGGACGGCGGTCCAGCCAGCGCAGCAGGAGCGGAAATGCGAGCCCGATCTGCCCGATATTGACATAAACCGTACCGGGCTTGAGCGCGTCGCTGTCGCCCAATCCGAACCCGGTCGCCCGCAGCAACGACGTCATCCTTTGCGCAAGAGCAAGGGAACTGCCCGCAGGCCGCCGCGAGGGAGCCGCCTGGCCTTGCAGGCGCAGCTTCAGATGGCTCCAGGCTTCGTCCTCGTCATGCCGCTTGTTTTCGGACCAAAGCTCCTCCAGCCGGGTCAATCCGCGCAGAACGCGCTCCCGTGGAAAAGCCCGGACACCCCAGGCCGTCGGAAGCAACGCGCAGCATTCTTCGCTCGAATCCTGGAAGAAATGGCGTGCATAAGCCAGTTCTACCCGGTCGATTCCGCGAGGAGTCAGCGAC
Coding sequences:
- a CDS encoding glycosyltransferase family 4 protein, whose protein sequence is MPIAYDATRLFLGPLSLTPRGIDRVELAYARHFFQDSSEECCALLPTAWGVRAFPRERVLRGLTRLEELWSENKRHDEDEAWSHLKLRLQGQAAPSRRPAGSSLALAQRMTSLLRATGFGLGDSDALKPGTVYVNIGQIGLAFPLLLRWLDRRPDIRPIFMLHDVIPLETPEYVSATAAKGHSAMVDQTARRAAGVIVTTRTAQAAVQAELGRRGAHALPTLALPLPVPALFREPPDPEPALAGIAYFVVCGAIEPRKNHALLLEVWKRLHRKLGQATPHLVVAGAAGWQGQQIRDGMQRSGAVSAHIHIVSGLSTPALKRLISGAHALLMPSFIEGFGLPVVEAASVGTPVVASDIPAHREVAHPATVFVDPIDGPGWEKAILRFMDDNAAPTRLSRDFSPYTWSEYFATLSAFIRMIESEGGR